A section of the Chryseobacterium ginsenosidimutans genome encodes:
- a CDS encoding helix-turn-helix domain-containing protein: protein MTIAERIRLYRQQKGLSQAELAEKSQVNNKSLSRYELGSSIPPADALKNIADALGVSSDALLNDETVSIKDKELLKKFEVIQEMSEEDKALVTRFLDLTIRDYKAKKAYS, encoded by the coding sequence ATGACTATTGCGGAGCGTATAAGATTATACAGACAACAAAAAGGACTTTCACAGGCGGAACTTGCCGAAAAGTCCCAGGTGAATAACAAAAGTCTTTCCCGTTACGAGCTGGGAAGCAGCATTCCGCCTGCGGATGCGCTTAAAAATATTGCCGATGCTTTAGGGGTTTCCAGCGATGCTTTACTGAATGATGAAACAGTTTCTATTAAAGATAAAGAACTTCTGAAAAAGTTTGAAGTAATACAGGAAATGAGCGAAGAAGATAAAGCACTCGTAACAAGGTTTCTTGATCTTACCATCAGAGATTACAAAGCCAAAAAAGCTTATTCATAA
- a CDS encoding RHS repeat-associated core domain-containing protein, whose amino-acid sequence MGNIRVSYSKNASGSAEVLEENNFYPFGMKHEGYNQTAENPSYNYGYNGKEYQTETGWSDYGARMYMSDIGRWGVIDPLAETSRRFTPYNYAYNNPVMFIDPDGRKAMAPKAPAENLTVPGGMLDYYGRGGTGKLTNLLAFLGQENYFHIADDTMLGGGGGGSGPTFQFPKGTEEYYQKNYPAFYNLVKNILPNILKDPNYLKALMEVTGMSEETLKKAFTYGQGPTLHDRESNTEEALYDYSRTFDKADLNSISINTEVLAWFEKADKDPNTVAGLTNLFYMVSLVGHETAHWGANIKNAGSLKILNVFCNPVDGATEHGKAFEARMYNIGIYPNGYPAWGLDSGNYGSNISKYLIDYVTKKQQMLHNIFK is encoded by the coding sequence TTGGGAAATATAAGGGTAAGCTACTCTAAAAACGCATCTGGCAGCGCAGAAGTTCTTGAAGAAAACAATTTTTATCCGTTTGGGATGAAGCATGAAGGATATAATCAAACTGCAGAAAATCCTTCATACAATTACGGATACAACGGAAAAGAGTATCAAACAGAAACAGGCTGGAGTGATTACGGAGCAAGGATGTACATGTCGGATATCGGAAGATGGGGCGTTATCGATCCATTAGCGGAAACCTCAAGAAGATTTACACCTTATAATTACGCATATAATAATCCTGTAATGTTCATAGATCCCGATGGAAGGAAGGCTATGGCTCCAAAAGCTCCTGCTGAAAACTTGACAGTACCGGGTGGAATGCTGGATTACTATGGAAGAGGCGGAACAGGGAAACTGACAAACCTTTTGGCTTTTCTGGGGCAGGAAAATTATTTTCATATAGCTGATGATACTATGCTTGGTGGAGGCGGTGGGGGAAGTGGACCTACGTTCCAGTTTCCGAAAGGAACAGAAGAATATTATCAAAAAAATTACCCTGCTTTTTATAATTTGGTGAAAAACATTTTGCCTAATATTCTTAAAGATCCTAATTATTTAAAGGCTCTTATGGAGGTAACAGGCATGAGTGAAGAAACCCTAAAAAAAGCATTTACTTATGGACAGGGACCAACTCTTCATGATCGTGAATCAAATACAGAAGAAGCACTATATGATTATTCGCGTACATTTGATAAAGCCGATTTAAATAGTATCTCTATAAATACAGAAGTCTTAGCATGGTTTGAAAAAGCTGATAAAGATCCAAATACAGTAGCAGGTCTGACGAATTTATTTTATATGGTTTCCTTGGTGGGTCACGAAACGGCACATTGGGGAGCTAATATTAAAAATGCTGGCTCATTGAAAATTTTAAATGTGTTTTGCAATCCGGTTGATGGTGCTACAGAACATGGTAAAGCTTTTGAAGCTAGAATGTACAATATAGGTATATATCCTAATGGCTATCCTGCATGGGGATTAGATAGTGGTAATTACGGATCTAATATATCAAAATATCTGATAGATTATGTCACAAAAAAACAACAGATGTTACACAATATTTTTAAATAA
- a CDS encoding XRE family transcriptional regulator: MDKLAKFYDITVDEIVNFEDKNYPKEVVVQDKAILEQVELIQELEPDEKTMIFKMIDTFINQKKFKDFVKQNPWQNARGSLLLPTDYKSARSGFVYQILI; the protein is encoded by the coding sequence TTGGATAAACTCGCAAAGTTTTATGATATTACTGTTGATGAGATTGTAAATTTTGAAGATAAAAACTACCCCAAAGAAGTGGTTGTACAGGATAAAGCTATTTTAGAACAGGTAGAACTCATTCAGGAACTCGAACCCGATGAAAAAACCATGATCTTCAAAATGATTGATACTTTTATTAATCAGAAAAAATTTAAAGATTTTGTAAAACAAAACCCCTGGCAAAATGCGAGGGGTTCTTTATTATTGCCCACGGATTACAAATCCGCGAGATCGGGTTTCGTATATCAGATTTTGATTTAG
- a CDS encoding tyrosine-type recombinase/integrase, which translates to MKLEEYLQEKYSKSSYKVHLYIINKYLDYIGRKAKTVDYKDILRYIAHLRKNENYTPESVKRYLSEVKIYYNYLLEAGLRNDHPCRELYLKDKINKQVKIDRLYSEETLENYLETIRINPDGKLKKRNEVIVSLLVYQALTVAEICNLNIEDINLEKAEIYIKSEHRKKARTLQLKASQILLFYNYLKEDYPKLTKYLKARRPEKLITGRLQEEVNPNALNRMINKGRKPEERLKPIKIRQSVIAKLLRKENNTRIVQVFAGHKRASTTVQYKQTELEILKNTINNFHPIR; encoded by the coding sequence ATGAAACTCGAAGAATATTTACAGGAAAAATACAGCAAAAGCTCTTATAAAGTTCATCTATACATAATCAATAAATATTTAGATTATATTGGTAGAAAAGCAAAAACTGTGGATTACAAAGACATTTTACGCTACATTGCCCACCTTCGGAAGAATGAAAACTACACTCCTGAATCTGTAAAACGGTATTTATCTGAAGTAAAAATTTATTATAATTACTTATTGGAAGCCGGACTTCGGAACGATCATCCATGCAGAGAACTTTATTTAAAAGACAAAATCAACAAACAAGTAAAAATAGACCGTTTATACAGCGAAGAAACTTTAGAAAACTATCTGGAAACAATACGGATAAATCCGGATGGAAAACTAAAAAAAAGAAACGAAGTCATTGTAAGTTTATTGGTATATCAAGCCTTAACAGTTGCCGAAATCTGTAACTTAAATATCGAAGATATCAATCTTGAAAAAGCAGAAATTTACATTAAATCAGAACACAGGAAAAAAGCAAGAACACTACAATTAAAAGCCTCTCAAATCCTATTATTTTACAATTACCTTAAAGAAGATTATCCCAAACTAACGAAATATTTAAAAGCGAGAAGACCTGAAAAGCTAATTACAGGAAGATTACAGGAAGAAGTAAACCCAAATGCTCTAAACCGGATGATTAATAAAGGAAGAAAACCGGAAGAAAGACTGAAGCCCATAAAAATCCGTCAAAGCGTGATTGCAAAACTTTTAAGAAAAGAAAACAACACAAGAATAGTTCAGGTTTTTGCAGGACACAAAAGAGCATCAACAACCGTACAGTACAAACAAACCGAATTGGAAATATTAAAAAATACAATTAATAATTTTCATCCGATTAGATAA
- a CDS encoding tyrosine-type recombinase/integrase — MSTLYTKVYGEEVLNYKIHLEILGYSPLTIKEKYLYLKAFFKYLEENQIFILKEIQPKDIAEYYKTLQQKRNVNTGELLTKENVKGRMRIIQKYFSYLIETETLKKDPASAFIFSSENERRERIIFTQSQIRELYKVTENVQQRNILNLAYGCGLRVGELVRINKEDINLQENLVIVEQGKNNKRRIVPITKKVKEELQEFLKSQEKKEKNQDEKAVFINVENRRMRATSFVRILKKLLLETEFGKKIQAEALRKIGIHTLRHSIATHLLENGMKLEQIQYFLGHDHIETTEIYTHIHTNQLKNITM, encoded by the coding sequence ATGTCAACACTCTACACAAAAGTTTACGGGGAGGAAGTTTTAAACTATAAAATCCATTTAGAAATTTTAGGCTACAGCCCTTTAACGATAAAAGAAAAATACCTCTATTTAAAAGCGTTCTTTAAGTATTTAGAAGAAAATCAAATCTTTATTTTGAAAGAAATACAGCCTAAAGATATTGCAGAATATTACAAAACCTTACAGCAAAAAAGGAACGTTAACACCGGAGAATTACTCACCAAAGAAAATGTAAAGGGAAGAATGCGGATTATTCAAAAATATTTCAGCTATTTAATTGAAACAGAAACCCTCAAAAAAGATCCTGCATCTGCTTTTATTTTTTCATCTGAAAATGAAAGAAGAGAGAGAATTATTTTTACTCAATCTCAAATTAGAGAACTTTACAAAGTAACCGAAAATGTACAGCAAAGAAATATATTAAACCTTGCGTACGGATGCGGACTGAGAGTCGGAGAACTGGTAAGAATCAACAAAGAAGATATCAATCTACAGGAAAATTTAGTCATCGTAGAGCAGGGAAAAAATAATAAAAGAAGAATTGTTCCAATCACTAAAAAAGTAAAAGAAGAATTACAGGAGTTTTTGAAGAGCCAAGAAAAAAAAGAAAAGAACCAGGACGAAAAAGCAGTATTTATCAATGTTGAGAATAGAAGAATGAGAGCGACGAGCTTTGTGAGAATTTTAAAAAAATTACTTCTGGAGACAGAATTTGGAAAGAAAATACAGGCGGAGGCTCTCCGCAAGATAGGAATCCATACCCTTAGACACTCCATTGCAACGCATCTTTTAGAAAACGGAATGAAGCTTGAGCAGATACAGTATTTTTTAGGACACGACCATATTGAAACCACAGAAATTTATACCCATATCCATACAAATCAATTGAAAAATATAACAATGTAA
- a CDS encoding CHC2 zinc finger domain-containing protein, producing the protein MEISAIKQRISLSEILDHYGLKPKNSMLKCFMHDDKTASLQVNLEKNFYKCHACGKTGDVIQFIEDYEKISKHEAINKAKSFLLNNKAQSQHSANRGTANPGQTDPSGEKSALFSKDNRNNIYVAGGTGEWQAEFLGKMLAYFKNALHSSKPARDYLEKRGLNNTVLEIGYNSGQFHHGERKTEELVKKSLETGLLLDKGLVARTGGKAYQVFANKCLIFPLKNKNNDIVSIYGRSILSAEDNKLAAGTSRHFYLKNRSGVYPCYPNPETQKLILTEAIIDCASLLQISDIRDNYSLISCFGANGLNDEILEIIKNLKDLEEIIFCFDQDKAGKAVVEKYSKLLKEHLPSKQISTVELPCKDVNETLQLHNEDIFTELLENRIFIFSNENGSGVADHLQFIEGSSPFLSANNKVTGLNPVEITNAKPSQSEGNPTDFLRQKNLLQELNQLIEKAGIIGEEQSRLLLFLITISYLNKSPLHGIVQGSSGSGKTHIISRIADLMPQEDVLRFTRITESSLYNWGEFDLFQKIIIIEDLDGLKEDALYALREFISNQVLRSSVTIKDKKGNNKSSHKIVKGQFSSLSATTKGELYEDNMNRSFIVAINESDEQTEKIISYQNRRNAGEIDRSIQEKAIGFIQKIVRNLKHYEVINPFATQIQLPNNVKNKRRLNEMFQSIIKQITLINQYQRELTTNNQLLTTIEDIESAVEILFESIILKIDELDGSLRQFFEKLKKRFKEEQFTRFDAMEVTGFKKTQLQFYLNDLVRLEYLKQIGFANKGFKYKISYNDNIQRVRKDLKEAFTKQLEELKSKK; encoded by the coding sequence ATGGAAATCTCCGCAATCAAACAACGTATTTCTTTATCTGAAATATTAGATCATTACGGGCTGAAACCCAAAAACTCGATGCTTAAATGCTTTATGCATGACGATAAAACAGCAAGCCTTCAGGTGAATCTGGAAAAGAACTTCTATAAATGTCATGCGTGCGGAAAAACCGGAGATGTGATACAGTTTATAGAAGATTACGAAAAGATATCGAAACATGAAGCGATCAATAAAGCGAAAAGTTTTCTACTTAACAATAAAGCACAAAGTCAACATAGTGCAAATAGAGGTACCGCGAACCCTGGGCAGACTGATCCTTCAGGAGAAAAGTCTGCCCTTTTTTCAAAAGATAATAGAAACAATATATATGTTGCGGGAGGTACTGGTGAATGGCAAGCTGAATTCTTAGGAAAGATGCTTGCCTATTTTAAGAATGCCTTACACAGCTCCAAACCCGCAAGAGATTATTTAGAAAAAAGAGGATTGAATAATACTGTTTTGGAAATCGGCTACAACTCAGGACAATTCCATCACGGGGAAAGAAAAACGGAAGAATTGGTAAAGAAGTCTTTAGAGACAGGATTATTATTAGATAAAGGACTTGTAGCGAGAACAGGAGGAAAAGCCTATCAGGTTTTTGCCAATAAATGTCTGATCTTTCCTTTAAAAAATAAAAACAATGATATTGTAAGTATCTACGGCAGAAGTATTCTGTCTGCAGAAGATAATAAATTGGCTGCGGGAACATCCCGCCATTTTTATCTGAAAAACCGCTCCGGTGTTTATCCCTGTTATCCGAATCCTGAAACCCAAAAACTGATCCTTACAGAAGCCATTATCGATTGCGCGAGTTTATTGCAGATATCAGATATCAGAGATAATTACAGTTTAATAAGCTGTTTTGGAGCGAACGGATTGAATGACGAGATTTTAGAAATTATAAAGAATCTGAAAGATCTTGAAGAAATCATCTTTTGTTTTGATCAGGATAAAGCAGGAAAAGCAGTTGTAGAGAAATATTCTAAACTCTTAAAAGAGCATCTGCCTTCTAAGCAGATATCTACTGTAGAGCTTCCGTGTAAAGATGTCAATGAAACATTACAGCTTCATAATGAAGATATTTTTACAGAATTACTAGAAAACCGTATCTTTATTTTTTCAAATGAAAATGGCAGTGGTGTTGCAGACCATCTGCAATTTATCGAGGGTTCGAGTCCCTTCCTCTCTGCAAATAATAAGGTTACAGGTTTGAATCCTGTCGAGATCACAAACGCGAAACCTTCTCAATCTGAAGGAAATCCAACAGACTTTTTACGACAAAAAAATCTCCTGCAGGAATTAAATCAGCTCATCGAAAAAGCGGGAATTATCGGTGAAGAACAGTCAAGACTTTTACTGTTTTTAATCACGATCAGTTATTTAAATAAAAGTCCGTTGCATGGTATTGTCCAGGGAAGTTCAGGAAGCGGAAAAACCCATATTATCAGCAGAATTGCGGACTTGATGCCACAGGAAGACGTGTTACGGTTTACAAGAATTACAGAATCAAGCTTGTATAATTGGGGAGAATTTGATCTGTTCCAAAAGATCATCATTATTGAAGATCTGGACGGATTAAAAGAAGATGCTTTGTATGCTTTAAGGGAATTTATAAGTAATCAAGTGTTAAGAAGTTCAGTCACCATAAAAGATAAAAAAGGAAATAATAAATCTTCCCATAAGATTGTGAAAGGACAGTTCAGCAGCTTAAGCGCAACGACTAAAGGTGAATTGTATGAGGACAATATGAACCGGAGTTTTATTGTAGCCATCAATGAAAGCGATGAGCAGACCGAGAAAATAATATCTTATCAGAACCGCAGAAATGCTGGAGAAATCGACCGTAGTATACAGGAAAAAGCAATTGGTTTTATACAGAAAATCGTAAGGAATCTAAAGCATTACGAAGTGATCAATCCTTTTGCAACACAAATACAACTCCCTAATAATGTAAAAAATAAAAGACGTTTAAATGAAATGTTTCAATCGATTATTAAGCAAATTACACTTATTAATCAGTATCAACGGGAACTGACAACCAACAACCAATTACTGACAACCATTGAAGATATTGAGAGTGCCGTAGAAATATTATTCGAGAGTATCATTTTAAAGATTGATGAGTTGGACGGAAGTTTAAGACAGTTTTTTGAAAAACTGAAAAAACGTTTTAAAGAAGAGCAGTTTACAAGATTTGATGCAATGGAAGTTACAGGATTTAAAAAGACCCAATTACAGTTCTATCTGAATGATTTGGTAAGACTGGAATATCTGAAACAGATTGGGTTTGCCAATAAAGGATTTAAGTATAAAATATCTTATAATGATAATATCCAAAGAGTTAGGAAAGATTTAAAAGAAGCTTTTACAAAACAGTTGGAAGAATTAAAGAGCAAAAAATAA
- a CDS encoding helix-turn-helix domain-containing protein, which yields MTIAERIRLYRQQKGLSQAELAEKSQVNNKSLSRYELGSSIPPADALKNIADALGVSSDALLNDETVSIKDKELLKKFEVIQEMNEEDKALVTRFLDLTIRDFNARKACK from the coding sequence ATGACTATTGCGGAGCGTATAAGATTATACAGACAACAAAAAGGACTTTCACAGGCGGAACTTGCCGAAAAGTCCCAGGTGAATAACAAAAGTCTTTCCCGTTACGAACTGGGAAGCAGCATTCCGCCTGCGGATGCGCTTAAAAATATTGCCGATGCTTTAGGGGTTTCCAGCGATGCTTTACTGAATGATGAAACAGTTTCTATTAAAGATAAAGAACTTCTGAAAAAGTTTGAAGTAATACAGGAAATGAACGAAGAAGACAAAGCTTTGGTGACAAGATTCCTTGATCTTACCATAAGGGATTTTAATGCCAGAAAAGCATGTAAGTAA
- a CDS encoding DUF6443 domain-containing protein — MKKRLYIYLFLSLYGLYSGQISSSENYSYTKTCLTEDCSKKAEIITYYDGLARPKQVIGINATPSGKDIVTHIEYDSVGRQLKGYLPIPQTGSQNGAVYTSPLSNASAVYGAEKIYSENVMDTFPLNRVKQSYGVGNAWSGKPVDFIYETNIQNEIVKYIVSTSWANNTTSPSLTYSGYYTAGTLLKNSVKDADNNITTEFKNGKGQTLLVRKFSDNGGKTDTYYVYDEYENLIYVLSPLASKANENLTAGSPVPSGTLTNLCYQYRYDTKFRTVEKKIPGKGWEYIVYDKQDRVVMTRDAVAKTKGQWFFTKYDKLGRVLYTGITLGGERAVEQANVYAKGLNNEVRTSAVSFTQNNMPVYYTSSAAYPITFQQVLSVNYYDIYPEGTPQVSSPILNQNVLSQDPVNNLVSTKGLCVASYVKNIEDDNWTKNYLWYDSKGRTIAIHSINHLGGYTKTETKLDFAGTVLQTKAYHKRLNTDTEKVIVQNFEYDNLNRLKKQWHQVDSNLQELLSENTYNELSQLSNKKVGNNLQNINYTYNIKGAVTKVNDPANLNGKLFGYEIKNTNPLNTVAKYNGIITEVDWKASTDNVLRRYSYQYDPLNRLKKGTYSEPNSSVPQNDFFNETMGYDSNSNISSLQRNGKGISGTAELIDNLTYNYAGNRLSSVIDNSGNYAGYPDTSGTAISYDDNGNMTDHKDKGILQIDYNILDLPTSVKFNKTYVPRFTGMEIDYNVKSKYIYRADGVKLKKIYTYGAGKANLESSRITDYLDGFQYEENYSGSLSNPVLKFVPTSEGYYNFENNKYIYSYTDHLGNIRVSYSKNASGSAEVLEENNFYPFGMKHGGYNQTAENPSYNYGYNGKEYQTETGWSDYGARMYMSDIGRWGVIDPLAETSRRFTPYNYAYNNPVMFIDPDGRKAMAPKAPAENLTVPGGMLDYYGRGGTGKLTNLLAFLGQENYFHLADDTMLGGGGGGNGTFGETQAYRDIMGDFYAGRTAGLSNNFGVLSWWTDADGAQYGQYNMMKFATPSDDKWEGGSYGAIKGFSSYLASLIGSTNEEFPIITNPNGMARTDFDASTHDKLRKGDKTFILDWGSFVVPSTFSAPGKNGNITWAGRFYAASWVADRMADAKNILSGTKSDSTLSVYNTWTLDKNGSFKSLDTAKFIKNNDSTGFMRFMNSVDEQRRLKIKNLR, encoded by the coding sequence ATGAAAAAAAGACTATATATATATTTATTTTTGTCCCTTTATGGCTTGTATTCGGGACAGATCTCATCTTCGGAAAATTATTCTTACACTAAGACATGTCTTACGGAAGACTGCTCAAAAAAAGCAGAAATTATTACTTATTATGACGGATTGGCAAGACCCAAACAGGTCATTGGTATCAATGCGACTCCTTCAGGAAAAGATATTGTAACCCACATCGAATATGATTCCGTAGGAAGACAGCTGAAAGGATATTTACCTATTCCCCAGACAGGAAGTCAAAATGGAGCAGTCTATACCTCTCCGTTATCCAATGCATCGGCTGTTTACGGAGCGGAAAAAATTTACTCTGAAAATGTTATGGATACATTTCCTTTAAACAGGGTAAAACAATCCTATGGAGTAGGAAATGCATGGTCAGGGAAACCTGTTGATTTCATCTATGAAACGAATATACAGAATGAGATAGTAAAATATATTGTTTCGACAAGTTGGGCTAATAATACCACCTCCCCCTCCCTTACCTATTCAGGATATTATACAGCCGGAACTTTATTAAAAAACTCGGTAAAAGATGCAGACAATAATATAACTACTGAATTTAAAAACGGAAAAGGGCAGACTTTATTGGTAAGAAAATTCTCAGACAATGGAGGCAAAACAGATACGTACTATGTCTATGATGAATATGAGAACCTAATTTATGTACTTTCTCCTTTAGCATCAAAAGCTAATGAAAACCTTACGGCAGGAAGCCCGGTTCCGAGTGGTACACTTACTAATCTTTGCTATCAGTATCGGTATGATACAAAGTTCAGAACAGTAGAAAAGAAAATCCCGGGAAAAGGTTGGGAATACATCGTCTATGATAAGCAAGACAGGGTGGTAATGACCAGAGATGCTGTGGCAAAAACAAAAGGACAATGGTTTTTCACCAAATATGACAAACTGGGAAGAGTACTGTATACAGGAATCACATTAGGAGGAGAAAGAGCCGTTGAACAGGCTAATGTGTATGCAAAAGGATTGAATAACGAAGTAAGAACTTCTGCAGTTAGTTTTACACAAAATAATATGCCGGTATACTACACCAGTTCAGCGGCGTATCCTATTACCTTTCAGCAAGTTTTAAGTGTCAATTATTATGATATATATCCCGAAGGTACACCACAGGTTTCTTCACCGATTCTTAACCAGAACGTATTATCACAAGATCCTGTTAATAATCTGGTAAGCACAAAAGGACTTTGTGTAGCATCTTATGTAAAGAATATTGAAGATGATAACTGGACTAAAAACTATCTCTGGTATGACAGCAAAGGAAGAACTATAGCAATACATTCCATAAACCATTTGGGAGGCTATACAAAAACGGAAACCAAACTAGACTTTGCAGGAACTGTACTGCAAACCAAAGCCTATCATAAAAGACTGAACACTGATACTGAAAAAGTGATTGTGCAGAATTTTGAATACGATAACCTAAACCGTCTCAAAAAGCAATGGCATCAGGTAGACAGCAATCTACAGGAGCTTCTTTCAGAGAATACATATAACGAATTGTCTCAGCTATCCAATAAAAAAGTGGGGAATAATCTTCAAAACATAAATTACACCTACAATATCAAAGGCGCAGTAACCAAAGTTAACGATCCTGCAAACCTTAATGGTAAATTATTTGGTTATGAAATTAAAAATACCAATCCCCTAAACACTGTTGCCAAATATAACGGGATCATTACTGAAGTCGATTGGAAAGCCTCTACAGATAATGTTCTCAGAAGATATTCTTATCAGTATGATCCTCTAAACAGATTAAAGAAAGGAACCTATTCCGAACCCAATTCTTCCGTCCCCCAGAACGACTTCTTTAACGAAACAATGGGCTATGACAGCAACAGCAATATCAGCTCGCTTCAAAGAAATGGTAAAGGAATCTCCGGAACGGCTGAACTCATTGATAACCTTACTTACAATTATGCAGGAAACAGATTAAGTTCTGTGATCGATAATTCCGGAAACTATGCAGGTTACCCCGACACATCAGGAACTGCCATTTCTTATGACGATAACGGAAATATGACCGATCATAAAGATAAAGGTATCCTGCAGATCGATTACAATATTCTCGATCTGCCAACTTCCGTGAAATTTAACAAGACTTATGTTCCGAGATTTACCGGAATGGAGATAGACTATAATGTCAAATCAAAATACATCTATAGGGCAGATGGGGTAAAGTTAAAAAAAATATACACCTATGGAGCGGGGAAAGCCAACCTGGAATCAAGCAGGATTACAGATTATCTTGACGGATTCCAGTATGAAGAGAATTATTCGGGAAGTCTGTCTAACCCGGTATTGAAATTTGTACCCACTTCCGAAGGGTATTACAATTTTGAAAATAATAAGTATATTTACAGCTACACAGACCATTTGGGAAATATAAGGGTAAGCTACTCTAAAAACGCATCTGGCAGCGCAGAAGTTCTTGAAGAAAACAATTTTTATCCGTTTGGGATGAAGCATGGAGGATATAATCAAACTGCAGAAAACCCTTCATACAATTACGGATACAACGGAAAAGAGTATCAAACAGAAACAGGCTGGAGTGATTACGGAGCAAGGATGTACATGTCGGATATCGGAAGATGGGGCGTTATCGATCCATTAGCGGAAACCTCAAGAAGATTTACACCTTATAATTACGCATATAATAATCCTGTAATGTTCATAGATCCCGATGGAAGGAAGGCTATGGCTCCAAAAGCTCCTGCTGAAAACTTGACAGTACCGGGTGGAATGCTGGATTACTATGGAAGAGGCGGAACAGGGAAACTGACAAACCTTTTGGCTTTTCTGGGACAGGAAAATTATTTTCATTTAGCTGATGATACCATGCTTGGTGGAGGCGGTGGGGGAAATGGCACTTTCGGGGAAACCCAAGCCTATAGGGATATTATGGGAGATTTCTATGCAGGAAGAACAGCAGGATTATCTAATAATTTCGGTGTTTTAAGTTGGTGGACTGATGCAGATGGGGCACAATATGGACAATATAATATGATGAAATTTGCAACCCCTTCAGATGACAAATGGGAAGGCGGTTCTTATGGAGCTATCAAAGGATTTTCGTCTTATTTAGCAAGTCTGATTGGTAGCACTAATGAAGAATTTCCTATAATAACTAATCCTAATGGTATGGCGAGAACAGATTTTGATGCAAGTACTCATGATAAATTAAGGAAAGGTGATAAAACTTTTATATTAGATTGGGGAAGCTTTGTAGTTCCAAGTACCTTCTCTGCACCAGGGAAAAATGGAAATATAACTTGGGCTGGCAGATTTTATGCTGCTTCTTGGGTTGCAGATAGGATGGCCGATGCAAAAAATATTTTATCAGGTACTAAAAGTGATAGTACATTAAGTGTTTACAATACATGGACTCTTGATAAAAATGGATCTTTTAAATCTTTAGATACAGCAAAATTTATAAAAAATAATGATTCTACAGGATTTATGAGATTTATGAATTCTGTTGATGAGCAAAGAAGGTTGAAAATTAAAAACTTAAGATAA